In the Qipengyuania gelatinilytica genome, CGAGCGGATGAAGGCCGACAAGCTTTCGGCGATCGACGTCGACATCAAGTTCGGCACCGTGGGCGCAGTCGCGCTCGATACACATGGCAATCTTGCCGCGGGCACCTCGACCGGCGGGATGACCGGCAAGCGCTGGAACCGCATCGGCGATGCTCCGGTGATCGGGGCGGGCACCTATGCCGACAACCGCAGCTGTGCCGTCTCGGCGACCGGCTGGGGCGAATATTTCATCCGCGTCGGAGTGGCGCATGAGATTTGCACGCGGCTGAGGCACCGCTTCGACATGGATGTCGTCGTGGCCCGTGTGACGACCCCGGTCGATCGGGACGGTAATCCGGAATATTTCGTCCATGCCTCGGAAATGATGCTGGAAGAAAGCGCTGTGCAGGAAGAAGCCGACGCAGTGATGGCCGAAGTAAAGGAACTCGGTGGCGACGGGGGGATCATCCTCGTCACCCCCGAAGGCCATGCGCTCTACAGCTTCAACACCAGCGGCATGTACCGCGGTCGCGCCACCAGCGAAGGAGTCAACGAAGTCGCGATCTACGGCGACGAATAACCTGCCCGATCAGGTAAGCACGATCCTATAGAGCCGCCGGACCCAGCCGGTCAGCGTGCGGCCGATTTCGGCAAATGCGGCATCGACCCGATCCCCGTCGATCGTGTCGCCGAGCGGGCTCTGGTGATAGGCGGCGAAGAACACGGGATCGCCAGTCGGGCTTTCGACGAAGCCGATATCGCCGCGAAGATATCCCATCGTGCCGCCCCAGTCGCTCGAATTGCCGGTCTTGTCGCCAGCGACCCACGTGTCGGGAAGGCCTGCACGCACGCGGGCGAGGCCGGTTGTGCTGTCCACCATCCAGCTGCGCAATTCGGCTGCGCGCGCGCTATCGAGCGGGTTGCCGCTGCCCGAAACCAGTATTTTCGAGAGCGTCGAAGCCACGGCGATCGGTGTGGTGGTGTCGCGCTCTTCGCCGGGTGGCACGTAATTCAGCCGCGTTTCCACCCGGTCGAGCCGCGAGGAATTATCGCCAAGCTGTCGCCAGAATTCGGTTAGTCCGGCAGGACCGCCGACCCGGTCGAGGACGAGATTGGCCGCGAGGTTGTCCGAACTTTGCTGCGCAGCCTGGGCCAGCTCGCGCAAGGTGGCGCCCGTCTCGATCCGCTCGCCGGTAAAAGGCGTGTGGAAGATGAGATCGTCCTTCGTCCATGTCACTCGCTGCGACAGGTCGAGCTTGCCCTGCTGTTCCAGCGAGAGCGCCAGCGCGGCGAGCGAGGTCTTGAAGGTCGAGGCCAGCGGAAACCGCTCCGCGCCGCGATAGTCGAGGCTTGCGCCAGCTTCCGGCGCAAGAAAGGCCACGCCAAGCCGTCCGCCTAGCGCGCGCTCAATGATCCGCAGCTTGGCAGTGATCCTGCCTTGCGTGCTCTGGTCCAACGGGACACAGGCCGCCCCGGCCAGCGCTGCCGCACCTGCGATCACGCTGCGCCGGTCGAACCTCATCCGCGCTTCCTTGCCTGTGCATAGCTGCCGAGCAGGCGGACGTCATTGGTCTGGAATTCGAGTTCTTCGAGCGCGGTATCCACTCGCGGATCGCCCGGCGCGCCCTCGATATCTGCGTAGAACCGGGTCGCTGCAAAGCTTGCGCCCTTCTGGTAGCTTTCCAGCTTGGTCATGTTGACGCCGTTGGTCGCAAAGCAGCCCAGCGCCTTGTAAAGCGCGGCGGGCACGTTCTTCACCTCGAAGATGAAGGTGGTCATCGCGGTTTCAGCCTCGATCCCCGCAGGATCGCGCGGTTCCTTGGCCAGCACGACGAAGCGCGTGGTGTTGTCATGGGCGTCCTCGACCTCGTTCTCGATGATATCGAGACCGTAAAGCTCGGCAGCCATCGGCGGAGCGATCGCGCAGAATCTGGGATCCTGCATCTCGGCCACATAGGCCGCGGCACCTGCCGTATCGGCATGGGCGAGCGCCACGATCCCGCGCTCCTGCAGAAACGCGCGCGACTGCCCGAGGGCCTGCGGGTGGCTGTAGGCGGCTTCGAACGGGCCGGGTCCGGTCGCCATCAGCGCGTGGGTGATGCGCATGAAATGTTCGGCCACGATCGACAGCCCGCTTTCGGGCAGCAGGAAGTGGATGTCCGACACGCGCCCGTGCTGGCTGTTCTCGATCGGGATCATGGCGCAACCGGCACGGCCCTGTTTCACAGCGTCGAGCGCGTCCTCGAAACCCATGTAGGGAAGCGGCAGGCATTCGGGATCGAACTGCATCGCGGCCTGGTGCGAATTCGATCCGGGGGCGCCGCCAAAGGCGATGGCGCGTGCGGGATCGGTTGCGGCAGCCTGCCGCATGCTGTCGACCATTTCGATCGCGGGTCTTGCAAAAGTACGCATTAAGGCTGCTGCTATCGGCGGCTTTCCGGCACCGCAAGCGTAATTGCGAGCCTTGCACTTGCGCGAGCGCGCCCACGGCACTAGAGCGACGCGCAACCAACAGATCACTCGGATTCTCGCAGGCAATCACGCAATGGACGACCGTTTCAACACCGCATCCGGCTGGGTTCTCTTCTCCGGCATCGTCGCACTCGCCGCCTCGATCGGCGCAGGCATGTATTTCCATGCCGACAGCTACGAATATCCCGAAGACAAGGACTTCGGTTATTTCGTGGAAGCTGAAGAAGAAGATGGCGGCGCCAACGCAGGGCCCGATCTCGGTACGCTGCTCGCTTCGGCCGATGCGGCTGCCGGCGAACGTGTCTTCGCCAAGTGCACCGCTTGCCACACGATCGACCAGGGCGGTGCCAACGGCATCGGTCCGAACCTTTACGGCGTGATGGGCGCGGCCATCGGTAGCCATGCTCCGGGCTTCGCTTATTCGTCGGCCTTGTCGGGCCACGGCGGCGAATGGACCTGGGAAAACATGGACGCGTGGCTCACCAGCCCGCGCAGCTTTGCCAATGGCACCAAGATGAGCTTCGCCGGTCTGTCCAAGGCTGAAGATCGTGCCAATCTCATGGAATTCCTGTCGACCTATGGCGGCGCACCGGCCAAGCCGGAACCGGCCGCTCCTGCCGCCGAGGAAGGCGCCGAGGGCGTAGCCGTCGCAGGCGAAGAGCCGAGCGAAGCCGAAGCCGCTGGCGCAATGGGCGCCGACGAGCCGGTCGCATCGGCCAACGCTGCAGGCGACAACGAAGGCGCGACCAAGGTCGACTGATCTTCGTCTGAATGCTGAAACGAAAAACCCCGCCTTCGAGCGGGGTTTTTTGTGCCTGGCTTCAGCCCTTGAAACCCTGCGCGATCACGTACCACTCGCTCGAGCCCTTGCGGCTGGCGGGCGGCTTGGCGTGTTTCACGGTCTTGAAATGCTTCTTGAGCAGGTCGAGCAGGTCCTTGTCGGTCCCGCCGGCGAGCACCTTGGCCAAGAAGGTCCCCCCCTTTTCGAGGTTCTCGATCGCGAACCATGCGCCGGCCTCGACGAGGCCCATCGTGCGCAGGTGATCGGTCTGCTTGTGGCCGACGGTGTTGGCGGCCATGTCGCTCATCACGAGATCGGCCTTGCCGCCCATGGCTTCCTCGAGCACGCGCGGGGCATCGTCGTCCATGAAATCCATCTGTAAGATGGTGACGCCCTCGATCGGCTCGACTTCGAGCAGGTCGATGCCGACGACATGCGCCTTGGGTACGACCTTGCGCGCGACCTGGCTCCAGCCGCCCGGCGCAATGCCGAGGTCGACGATCCGCTTCGCCCCGCGCAGCAGGCCGAATTTCTCGTCCATCTCGATCAGCTTGTAAGCCGCGCGGCTGCGATAGCCATCGGCCTTGGCCTGCTTGACGTAAGGATCGTTGAGTTGCCGCTGCAGCCAGCGGGTCGAGGATTCGCTGCGCTTTTTCGCGGTACGGACGCGCGTGTCCTTGTCCTTGCCCGATCTAGACATCCTGTTCCCTCATGCGTTGCAGGGCGGCGCGGCTGCGATCGCCGTCGGCATCGGCGGCCATCAGGCTGCGCAAAATGCCTTCGCGAATGCCGCGGTCGGCCACGCCCAGTGTCTGTGACGGCCAGATGTCGAGAATGCTTTCGAGGATCGCACAGCCCGCCACCACGAGGTTCGCGCGGTCATCGCCGATGCAGGGGAGCTGGCGGCGTTCGGGGCCGCTCATATGCGACAGCTTGACCGAAATTTCGCGCATGTCGCTGCTGTTGACGATCAACCCGTCGACTGCCTGCCGGTCGTATTGCGGCAGTTCGAGGTGGAGGCTTGCCAGCGTCGTCACCGTGCCGCTGGTGCCCAGCAGGCGGATCGGGTCGGGGCCCTTGGCAAATTCACGGATGCGTTCCGCAAAAGGCTTGAAGCTGTCGAGTACGGTCTGGCGCATGCGCTTGTACCGGTCGAGCCGCTCTTCCTTATTATCGTCGGAGCCGGTGACCGTGTCGGTCAGCGAGACGACACCCCAGGGCACACTCATCCAGTCGAGGATGCGCGGTACCGCGCCGCTCGGCTCGACCAGCACCAGTTCGGTGGAGCCGCCGCCGATGTCGAAGATGACCGCCGGGCCTGCGCCGTCCTCCAGCAGGACGTGACAGCCAAGGACCGCAAGTCGCGCTTCTTCCTGGGCGGAAATGATGTCGAGCATGATGCCCGTCTCGCGCTGGACCCGCTCGATGAATTCGGCGCCGTTGGACGCGCGCCTGCAGGCCTCGGTCGCGACAGAGCGCGCAAGGTGCACATGGCGGCGCCGCAGCTTCTCGGCGCAGACGTGAAGCGCGGCGAGTGTGCGTTCCATCGCTTCGTCAGACAGCCTGCCGCTGGCGGCAAGCCCTTCACCAAGGCGCACGACGCGGCTGAAGGCATCGATCACGGTGAAATTTTCGCCCGAAGGGCGTGCGATCAGCAAGCGGCAGTTGTTGGTGCCCAGGTCGAGCGCGGCATAGGCCTGCCGCCTTGCGCGTTGAGGGCTCGATGGCGGGGATTGAGGACGCGGAGCTGCGCCGTTCGGACGCGCAGCATTATCACGCTGCGGGGCTTTTCGGCCCTTGGACCTGGAGGGGCGCTTGTAGCGGAAATCGGCTACCTTGCCGGACGTGCCGCCCCGTTGTCTTTCCTGGCCCCGTTTTGTGTCCGGCGGAATCTGATCCGCCATGGGGTATCTTTCGTTATTCCTCCCGCGCGAAACCACCTCGCGCGGGGACCTGGGGCCGATGCTAGCGGGAGGTTGCGCAAGGAGCAAGCTCGGGGTTGACCTTGCGAGCGCGTGAAACTAGATGCGCGGCCTCTGATGCAGGCGTGAGGCGATTCTGGCCCGCCCGCATGAGCTGATGCCCCGTCGTCTAATGGTAAGACTACGGACTCTGACTCCGTCAATTGAGGTTCGAATCCTCACGGGGCATCCACTGCTTTTCCAAAGAGAATCGGGAGTGTGGTGCTCAGTGCACCACGGTATTCCAGCACCAATCGGCACGCGCTCGAAGTCCCAAGTTTTGCGGACCAGCGCCATCCGGACTTATAATTTTTCGCTTCCGGACACCTTTGGCCGCCTGACGGTTTTAAGGGCAAAGGAGGCGCGCTTGGCTAATACAATTACCGTTAACGGAACCGCTCACCCGATGCCGGAAGACCCGCGGGTCAGTCTTCTCGATTTTCTGAGGCAGCACGTCGGTCTTACCGGCACGAAGAAGGGCTGCGACCATGGTCAGTGCGGGGCATGCACGGTGATCGTGAACGGCATTCGCATCAACAGCTGCCTGACGCTGGCGGCGATGCATGATGGCGACAGCGTAACGACCATCGAAGGTCTCGGCACGCCCGACGAGCCCTCCGCTCTCCAGCGCGCGTTTCTCGAGCATGACGGTTTCCAGTGCGGCTATTGCACTCCGGGCCAGATCTGTTCCGCCACCGCCATGCTGGAGGAAATTGCCGCCGACTGGCCGAGCGACGCCAGCGAAAGCCTCGAAGGCCGCATCGCTATTTCCGGCGAAGAAATACGCGAGCGCATGAGCGGCAATCTGTGCCGCTGCGGCGCATATGCTAATATCATCGCGGCGATCGAGGACGTCGCGGCGGGAGACCGCTCATGAGGCCGTTCCAATACACCCGCGCGCCCTCGCTTGCCGAAGCTTCCAACCTGACTGCAGCGGAAGATACGCTTGCCATTGCGGGCGGAACCAACCTCCTCGACCTCATGAAGCTGCAGGTGGAAACGCCCGATCAGCTGGCCGACATCAACCAGCTGGGCCTTGCGGAGATCGAGGGCACGGAAGACGGCGGGCTGCGCCTCGGCGCGCTCGCCACGAATACCGAAACCGCCGTCCATCCGCGTGTGCGGGCCGATTATCCCGTGCTCTCGCGCGCCATTTTGGCCGGGGCGACGCAGCAATTGCGCAACAAGGCCACCAATGGCGGCAATCTGTGCCAGCGCACCCGGTGCTTCTACTTCACCAATATCGACCAGCCGTGCAACAAGCGCGAGCCGGGCAGCGGTTGCGGTGCGATCGACGGCATCGCCAAGCTTCACGCGATCCTTGGCACGAGCGAGCAGTGCATTGCGACTTATCCGGGCGACATGGCCGTAGCGCTGAGCGCGCTGGGCGCGGAGGTGCAGATTTCGGGCGACAAGGGTGAGCGCAGCGTGCCTGTGCGCGACTTCCACCTCCTGCCCGGCGATACGCCGTGGATCGAGAATGTCCTCGAACCGGGCGAGATCATCACCGGCATCGTTCTTCCGGCGCCCGTCAGGGGCACGCAAATCTACCGCAAGGTGCGCGAGCGTTCGTCCTACGCCTTCGCGCTCGTTTCCGTCGCCGCCATAATCGAGCTGACCGACGGCAAGTTTTCGCGCGCCGATCTCGCCTTTGGCGGTCTCGCGCACAAGCCGTGGTTCGATCCGCGCGTCGGTGAAGCCCTGCTGGGCCAGCCTCCTTCGGATGCGCTGTTCGACAAGGCTGCCGATATCCTGATCGAAGACGCGCGCGGCTATGGCGAGAACGATTTCAAGATACCGCTTACGCGCCGGACGCTTCGCGCCGTCCTGGCCCAGGCGACGGAGGACGCAGCATGACGGTCCATTTCAAGCAGGACGAGCCCGACAATTCCAACCGTCTCGACGGGATGAAACAGGGCGTGATTGGCAAGCCCCTTCCGCGCATCGAGGGGCTGGCCAAGGTCACCGGGACTGCACCCTATGCCGCAGAATATCGGATAGAGAATTGCGCCGAAGGTGTGCTGGTCACTTCGACCATCACGCGCGGCGAGGTCACTTCCATCGACCGGGCAAGCGTGCTTTCCATGCCCGGCGTGATTGCGGTGGTGGATGATGAGAAGCTCTGCACCCGCGCGGCGCAGGGAACGGCGAACGAAGCGCCCATGCAGGGGCCGGCGCAGGTCTGCTACTGGGGTCAGCCGATTGCACTGGTAGTCGCTGAAACCTTCGAACAGGCGCGCGACGCTGCCAAGCACCTCAAGGTCGAATACCGCGAAGATGCTGACGCACCCATCGATCCCGAAGCGGTCGAGCCCGAAGAGCAGGAAGACGAGACCGTTCACCAAGGCGATCTGGCGCATGCGATGGCCGAGGCCGCGCACAGCGTCGATGTAACCTATACCACCAAGGGCCATGCCTCTGCCGCGATGGAGCCGCACGCCGCAATCGCCCAGTGGGACGGCGACAAGCTGACGGTCCACGCATCGCTCCAGATGCTCAACTACAACATCACCGAACTGGCCGATGCGCTCGATATGGAGGAGGAGAACATCCGCCTTATAGCCCGCTTCGTCGGGGGCGGGTTCGGGTCCAAGCTGGGGATCAGCGAAGAGGTCGTCGCAGCCGCGCTGGCGGCGAAACAGGTGGGTCGCCCTGTCCGTGTCGTGCAGTCGCGCCAGCAGGTGTTCCAGACGGTCATGCGCCGCAGTGAAACCACGCAGCACCTGCGCCTCGCGGCTGACGAAAACGGTAAGCTCACCGGCTTCGGCCACGAGGCGCTGGTGTCCAACCTGCCCGGAGAGACATTTGCCGAGCCCGTGCTGCAATCGTCGCACTTCATGTATGGCGGCGAGAACCGCGAATTGATGCTCAATGTTGCCCGCATCCACCGCATGACGGCCGGATCGGTGCGCGCTCCGGGCGAGGCGGTCGGGATGCCGACCCTTGAAGGCGCGATGGATGTGCTCGCCGAGAAGGCCGGTATCGATCCGGTCGAACTGCGCCTGCGCAACATTCCCGAGCAGGATCCCGAGGAAGGCCTCCCGTTCTCCTCTCACAAGCTCGCGGAATGCCTCAAGCAAGGGGCCGAGGCTTTTGGCTGGGACAATGGTCCTCGAAAGCCGCGCCAGCGGCGCGAGGGCGAGTGGTGGATCGGCACCGGCATGGCCAGCGCTGCACGTGTCCACAATATCGCCGAGGCAAAGGCACGGGTCACGCTGAAAGCCGATGGCACGGCGCTGGTCGAAACGGACATGACCGATATCGGCACCGGGACCTACACCATCCTCGCGCAGGTTGCCGGGGAGATGCTGGGCCTGAATCCAGCGCAGGTTCTTGTCGAACTGGGCGACACGCGCCATCCACGCGGCCCCGGCTCGGGCGGCAGCTGGGGCGCGGCATCGATCGGTTCGGCTGTGTACATCGCGTGCAAGGCGATCCGCGAAGAACTGGCCGCAAAGCTCGGCACGAGTGAGGAAGAACTCGAACTGCGCGAAGGCAAGAGCGCTGGCGGCGAGACGCTGACGGACCTTCTCGGCGGCAAGGACCTTGCCCGCGAAGGGCATTACGAGCCCGGCGATATCGAGGACGATTACACTGCGTCCGGCTTCGGCGCCTTCTTCGCCGAGGTGCGCGTCAACCACTACACCGGTGAAACGCGCGTCGATCGGATGCTCGGCGCCTTCGGCTTCGGGCGCGTGCTCAACGCCAGGACCGCCCGTTCGCAATGCATCGGCGGCATCACCTGGAGCATCGGAGTAGCGCTGACCGAGGCGCTGGAGTTCGATCCGCGCGACGGACATCTCGTCAATTGCGACCTTGCCGAATACCATGTCCCGGTCCACCGCGACGTGCCCGATCTCGATGTCGTGCTAGTGGAAGAGCGCGATGGCGCGGCCAGCCCGATCCAGGCCAAGGGCATCGGTGAACTCGGCATGTGCGGCGGAGCGGCAGCCATCGCCAACGCGATCTACCACGCCTGCGGGGCCCGGCTGTACGATTACCCGATGACACCGGACCGTGTCCTCGCAGCAATGCCCGACTGATGCTGGTCGATATTACGATTGAGGCGGTGCGCGACGAGGACCACCTCGCGCTGGCCGCAGCGTGCCAGCCGGGTGTGGGCCTTTGCACCATCGTCGGGATAGAAGGCAGCTTCTCGCGGCGTCTCGGTGCGCAACTGGCGGTCTTGCCTGACGGGACTGCCGTCGGCGATCTTGCCGATAGCTGCCTGGAAAACCAGCTGGCGAGTGACATGGCGCAATGCGCGGATCGGCGTGTCGAGCGTTATGGGCGGGGATCACGGACAATCGACTTCCGCCTGCCTTGTGGAGGCGGGCTCGATATCCTCATCGACCCATCGCCGGATCGTGCGGCCTGTCGCTCCGCTCTCGGAGCGCTGAGGGCGCGTCGCCCGGTCCGGCTGCCGTTCGATTGCGGAGACCACCGGTTGGACCGCACATATCTCCCTTCGCTGAAACTTGTCGCCTTCGGGGAGGGGCCGGAGCTCGACGCCATGGCTTCGCTGTGTTCAGCCCTGAAGGTCGATGTCGAGGTGTATTCCAAGGACGACCTCACCCTTGGCCAAGCGGCTCGCAATGTGCACTTTGATCCCTGGACGGCCTGCCTGCTGCTGTTCCATGATCACGAGTGGGAACTGGCCCTGCTCCAACAATCGCTGGCGAGCGACGCTTTCTACATCGGGGCGCAAGGCGGGGAAAAGGCGCGGTCCGACCGGACATTGGCGCTTGCCGCGCGCGGCGTTCCGGAAGAGCAGATCGCACGACTGACCAGCCCGGTCGGACTGATGCCGGCCTGCAAATCTCCGCGAACTCTCGCATTGTCGGCGCTATCCGAAATTGTCGGTCGCTATGAGGAAATGCGTGCCTTCGCCTGAGCCGAAGACCGGCGTGGTGCTCCTTGCCGCCGGGCAAGGGAGACGGTTCGGTGGCGGCAAGCTCACCGCCGATTTTCGCGGACGCCCCTTGTGGGAATGGGCCGCACAAACCGCAGAGAGTATTGATTCCAGCGAGCGCCTCCTCGTGATTGGCCCCAAGAGCCCGATCGAGAGCCGCGAAGGATGGAGGCTGGTCGAGAACCCCGTGGCAGAGAGGGGTATGGGCACTTCGATCGCTGCAGGAGTGCGCGCGCTGGCCGATAGTGATCGCGTCGTGATCATGCTCGCCGACATGCCGCTTGTCTCGCGCAGCCATCTTGGCCTGCTCCTCGAAGCGCAGGGCGTAGCTTTCACGCTCTATCCCGATCGCAGTGCGGGATGTCCGGCAATTTTCCCGCGTTCTGTCTTCCCGCTGCTCGAATCTCTATCCGGTGATCGGGGGGCGCGAAGCCTCGACCTGGGGGACGCCGAGCTCATCGCGCCACCTCACGAACGACAGCTTGTCGATGTCGATGAGGTTTGCGATCTTCAGCGGCTAAGGTCCGCCGATTGAGCGATGGTGAGGCAATTCGGCAGGTGAAAGGAAATAGTGGCAGCTGCTGGCTGGCTTCTCCCGAAACCAGCCAGCTTGCTTACGGCTTGATTTCATGGCCGTTCACGGCCGGGCAGTTCACTCCGCGCGGGCGAGCGCTTCGAGCAATTTTTCCGCAGCCGGCTCGCTCGAAGGCGGATTCTGGCCGGTAATCAGCAGGCCATCCTGCACGACATAGGGTTCGAATACACCGTCCTTGGAAAACTCGCCGCCCTGCTCCTTCAGCACGTCCTCGAGCAGGAAGGGCACGACGTCGGTCAGGCCAACCGCTTCTTCCTCCTCGTTGGTGAAGCCGGTGACCTTCCGGCCCTTCACGATCGGGTCCCCTTCAGGCGTGGCGACATTCTTGAGCACGGCAGGGGCATGGCAAACGAGCGCCACCGGCTTGTCCGCCGAAAGCGCGCCTTCGATGATAGCTTTGGATTCGGCGCTTTCGGCCAGGTCCCACAGCGGACCGTGGCCGCCCGGGTAGAACACCCCGTCGAACTTGGAGACGTCGATATCGGCAAGCTTGTGGGTCGATGCGAGGTGGGCCTGCGCTTCCTCGTCATCCTTGAACCGCTTGGTCGCATCGGTCTGCGCGTCGGGCTCGTCGGACTTGGGGTCGAGCGGGGGCTGTCCGCCGGCCGGGCTTGCCAGCGTGATGTCGTGGCCCGCATCCTTGAGCACATAATAGGGCGCCGCAAATTCCTCGAGCCAGAAACCGGTCTTCTTGCCGGTATCGCCCAGTTTGTCGTGGCTGGTGAGAACCATGAGGATTTTCATGCGCGTAGTCCTTTTATCGAGGGAATTGCGCCCGTCGCAATCGAAGCGGGCTTCGTGATGTGAACACGCCAGCGGCAGTTCGGTTTCGAAACGCAATTTTCCCTATCGTGCGGAACCCTTCGCGTGACGGTGTTTATCCAAGGAGAATGGGTCGCTCCGCGCGGTTGGCAGCAGGCCCATGTCGATTTATTCAACAGGCATTGAATAATCTGACGCCGGGCCTTATGTTGCAACGCACAAGGAGCGGTGAATGGCTGAGCGACGCGGGCGGGGACGCCCCAAGGATACCGATACCGACACCAGTGCGGCGATATCTCGCGCCGCGCTGCAGCGCTTTGCCGCGCAGGGTTTCGAGGCCACCTCGCTGCGCGAGATCGCCGGCGATGCCGGGGTCGACGTTGCCCTGATTTCCTATCGCTTTGGCGGAAAGCAGGGCTTGTGGAAGGATATCGTCTCGCAGGCCGGAGCCGACCTGCGCGAGGCGCTCGAACAGGCTCCCGGCAATAGCGACGAGGCAAGCGCGCAGCAGCGGCTCGGCCATTCGGCCCGCGCGTTTCTCGCCTACCTCCTCGACCGGCCCGAGGTCCCCCGCCTGCTGCTGCGCGATATCACCATCGACAGCGACCGCTCGCAATGGCTGCTCGAAACGCTTTCGCTGCCGCTGCACCGGCACTTCATCGATCTGGCTCAGGCGGCGGCTGAGGAGCGGGGTGACGCACCCGCGCATCTCGAGTTCCGCGTGGCGAATTTCATCTACTCCGCCGCCAGCACCGTCGCCCGGCGCGAACGCCTCGGCAAGCTGGTCGGCGGCATGGAAGACGATGCGCAGTTTGCAGCCGCGCTGGAAGAGGTTCTCGTCGAGGGAGAGCTTATGCCGTGACCGAACGCGATACCCTCGTCGACCATGTGGGCGGCTATCGGTTCAAGCCGCACGAGATGCCGATCCTCCCCGGCTCTCCGGCCAATCCCGATCACCCTCCTGCGCGCCGCGCGGCCTATCTCGCCATCGGTGTCTTTATGGCGCTGGTGGGCGGTGCGCAAAACGGCTTTCTGCTCGCCAATTCCCCGGCGCTACAGGCCGAGTTTGCGCTGACCCCGGTCGAGGCTGGCTGGCTGACGGTGGCCTTCTACTCGACCTATGCCACGATGAG is a window encoding:
- a CDS encoding type 1 glutamine amidotransferase domain-containing protein; protein product: MKILMVLTSHDKLGDTGKKTGFWLEEFAAPYYVLKDAGHDITLASPAGGQPPLDPKSDEPDAQTDATKRFKDDEEAQAHLASTHKLADIDVSKFDGVFYPGGHGPLWDLAESAESKAIIEGALSADKPVALVCHAPAVLKNVATPEGDPIVKGRKVTGFTNEEEEAVGLTDVVPFLLEDVLKEQGGEFSKDGVFEPYVVQDGLLITGQNPPSSEPAAEKLLEALARAE
- a CDS encoding nucleotidyltransferase family protein — its product is MPSPEPKTGVVLLAAGQGRRFGGGKLTADFRGRPLWEWAAQTAESIDSSERLLVIGPKSPIESREGWRLVENPVAERGMGTSIAAGVRALADSDRVVIMLADMPLVSRSHLGLLLEAQGVAFTLYPDRSAGCPAIFPRSVFPLLESLSGDRGARSLDLGDAELIAPPHERQLVDVDEVCDLQRLRSAD
- a CDS encoding XdhC family protein produces the protein MLVDITIEAVRDEDHLALAAACQPGVGLCTIVGIEGSFSRRLGAQLAVLPDGTAVGDLADSCLENQLASDMAQCADRRVERYGRGSRTIDFRLPCGGGLDILIDPSPDRAACRSALGALRARRPVRLPFDCGDHRLDRTYLPSLKLVAFGEGPELDAMASLCSALKVDVEVYSKDDLTLGQAARNVHFDPWTACLLLFHDHEWELALLQQSLASDAFYIGAQGGEKARSDRTLALAARGVPEEQIARLTSPVGLMPACKSPRTLALSALSEIVGRYEEMRAFA
- a CDS encoding xanthine dehydrogenase family protein molybdopterin-binding subunit, which produces MTVHFKQDEPDNSNRLDGMKQGVIGKPLPRIEGLAKVTGTAPYAAEYRIENCAEGVLVTSTITRGEVTSIDRASVLSMPGVIAVVDDEKLCTRAAQGTANEAPMQGPAQVCYWGQPIALVVAETFEQARDAAKHLKVEYREDADAPIDPEAVEPEEQEDETVHQGDLAHAMAEAAHSVDVTYTTKGHASAAMEPHAAIAQWDGDKLTVHASLQMLNYNITELADALDMEEENIRLIARFVGGGFGSKLGISEEVVAAALAAKQVGRPVRVVQSRQQVFQTVMRRSETTQHLRLAADENGKLTGFGHEALVSNLPGETFAEPVLQSSHFMYGGENRELMLNVARIHRMTAGSVRAPGEAVGMPTLEGAMDVLAEKAGIDPVELRLRNIPEQDPEEGLPFSSHKLAECLKQGAEAFGWDNGPRKPRQRREGEWWIGTGMASAARVHNIAEAKARVTLKADGTALVETDMTDIGTGTYTILAQVAGEMLGLNPAQVLVELGDTRHPRGPGSGGSWGAASIGSAVYIACKAIREELAAKLGTSEEELELREGKSAGGETLTDLLGGKDLAREGHYEPGDIEDDYTASGFGAFFAEVRVNHYTGETRVDRMLGAFGFGRVLNARTARSQCIGGITWSIGVALTEALEFDPRDGHLVNCDLAEYHVPVHRDVPDLDVVLVEERDGAASPIQAKGIGELGMCGGAAAIANAIYHACGARLYDYPMTPDRVLAAMPD
- a CDS encoding TetR family transcriptional regulator; the protein is MAERRGRGRPKDTDTDTSAAISRAALQRFAAQGFEATSLREIAGDAGVDVALISYRFGGKQGLWKDIVSQAGADLREALEQAPGNSDEASAQQRLGHSARAFLAYLLDRPEVPRLLLRDITIDSDRSQWLLETLSLPLHRHFIDLAQAAAEERGDAPAHLEFRVANFIYSAASTVARRERLGKLVGGMEDDAQFAAALEEVLVEGELMP